One window from the genome of Pieris rapae chromosome 8, ilPieRapa1.1, whole genome shotgun sequence encodes:
- the LOC111002833 gene encoding glucose-induced degradation protein 4 homolog: MPVKVDITPPPPANSKQPGVTKSLLYNGSKFQGHQKSKGNSYEVEVVLQHVDEENSYLCGYLKIKGLTEEFPTLTTFFDGEIISAKYPFLTRKWDADEDVDRKHWSKFELFVPYLKTFNSDSFDYESLAKADYVFMRWKEHFLVPDHTIKDINGASFAGFYYICFHKSAATIEGYYYHRSSEWFQSLTLSHVPEHSIQIYEFR, translated from the exons ATGCCTGTTAAAGTAGATATTACTCCACCCCCGCCAGCTAACTCCAAACAGCCGGGAGTAACTAAATCTCTTCTCTACAACGGCTCAAAGTTTCAAGGGCATCAGAAATCCAAAGGAAATTCGTATGAAGTCGAAGTTGTGCTGCAG CATGTCGACGAAGAGAATTCGTATCTTTgtggttatttaaaaataaaaggactGACAGAGGAGTTTCCAACTTTGACAACATTCTTTGATGGAGAAATAATATCAGCCAAATATCCGTTTCTAACAAGAAAGTGGGATGCAGATGAAGATGTTGATAGAAAACATTGG aGTAAGTTTGAGTTATTTGTCCCATATTTGAAGACATTTAACTCTGATTCATTTGACTATGAATCTTTAGCAAAGGCTGATTATGTGTTTATGAGGTGGAAAGAACACTTCTTAGTTCCAGACCATacaataaaagatattaatgGTGCTTCATTTGCTGgtttctattatatatgttttcacAAATCAGCGGCAACAATAGAAGGTTATTATTATCACAGAAGTTCAGAATG gTTCCAATCGCTGACATTAAGCCATGTTCCTGAACACAGTATCCAAATTTATGAATTCAGATGA
- the LOC111002830 gene encoding serine/threonine-protein kinase N: MADPGYYHSDYIRHPVLYELGVKYGIKTECIPEIALPSKLEELKDVIRREIRKELKIKEGAEKLREVATDRRSLADVANLVKQANIKLNELKSDLQELESQLLLSRGQSTPTSPEDLSYDEEIILASEAAQQQRQLGEGTTDRKLASLEKQLNIELKVKQGAENMIQSITSSNQSRDKKLLAEAHQMLADSKAKIEYLKLRISKIYKQQKGDNAGANGDGRNMDMSGIHPLLDERIAELRNRLRIEAAVVEGSKNAIRLLQSDKKVTDKKALQEAQTNLLESTQKLDLLRRSLDMRRQELPAESAAFIELGHELRSTGSSPGYVSLSGATNARPPFISPAPLISPCVQVTGALEVRLMGCQDLLEDVPGRSRRDPLASPSDLKSFVKGVAIRNSMKYTYSIKEDTSNEIMAVMKLDNHTVAQTSWRPCSQQAWDQRFTIKLDKSRELEIGIHWKDWRGLCAVKFLRLEEFIDDIRHGMALELEPQGLLFAEIKFLNPIVSRKPKLQRQRKIFKQQGKNIPRPSYGEMHIPAVVLGRLLKRSSPSVQNIQNALSQSQHHNFETHHDNKDIDNTNATFTGMAGVRPLGLPTIPHVPILQPPPKPSLPVQPPPNVSTLRMEKELQEAFAFLEDSYTRDNYIAKDPQSSACNTPLVEYPPSPSPKLLLEYPSSDDQIVEITSNMRLSSSRSSSVIETMSKEPDSRRQSGEMSMNSFRLLSVLGRGHFGKVILAQYKPTNEYFAIKALKKGDIIARDEVDSLLSEKRIFEVANAIRHPFLVNLFACFQTDQHVCFVMEYAAGGDLMMHIHADVFTEPRAVFYAACVVLGLQYLHENNIIYRDLKLDNLLLDTEGYVKIADFGLCKEGMGWGDRTGTFCGTPEFLAPEVLTETSYTRAVDWWGLGVLIFEMLVGESPFPGEDEGEVFDSIVNDEVRYPRTLSLESIALMRRLLRKNPERRLGSSERDAEDVKKQAFFRNVDWEQLLLRKVKPPFVPTINNLEDVSNFDSEFTSEAAVLTPPKEPRPLSTTDHKLFSDFTYMADWC; this comes from the exons ATGGCAGACCCAGGTTATTACCACAGTGATTATATTCGTCATCCCGTCCTTTACGAACTGGGTGTCAAGTATGGTATTAAAACGGAATGTATTCCAGAAATAGCATTGCCGTCTAAGCTGGAAGAGCTCAAGGATGTTATACGTAGAGAGATACGTAAAGAGTTGAAAATTAAGGAAGGCGCGGAGAAATTGCGTGAAGTAGCCACTGATCGAAGATCGCTTGCAGATGTTGCAAACCTTGTCAAGCAagctaatattaaattgaatgaatTAAAGTCTGACTTGCAAGAGTTAGAATCCCAATTACTGTTATCACGCGGTCAGTCAACCCCTACATCGCCAGAAGACTTATCTTATGATGAGGAGATCATCTTGGCTTCGGAGGCGGCGCAGCAGCAACGCCAACTGGGCGAAGGCACGACAGATCGTAAACTTGCTTCACttgaaaaacaattgaacattgaactaaaagtaaaacaaGGTGCCGAAAATATGATACAAAGTATCACCAGTAGCAACCAGTCAAGAGATAAAAAGCTACTTGCTGAAGCTCATCAAATGCTTGCAGATTCAAAAGCTAAAATTGAGTATTTAAAGCTAAGGAtatctaaaatttataaacagcAGAAAGGTGATAATGCTGGAGCTAATGGAGATGGAAGAAATATGGATATGAGTGGAATTCACCCTCTACTTGATGAACGCATTGCTGAGTTAAGAAATCGTCTACGTATAGAAGCAGCTGTTGTTGAAGGATCTAAGAATGCCATACGTCTGTTACAAAGTGATAAAAAAGTTACAGACAAAAAAGCTTTGCAAGAAGCTCAAACAAACTTGTTAGAGTCAACTCAAAAATTGGACTTGCTGCGTAGGTCTCTAGATATGCGGCGACAAGAATTGCCTGCAGAAAGTGCTGCTTTTATAGAACTTGGACATGAATTACGCAGTACTGGGTCTAGTCCTGGTTATGTTAGTTTATCTGGAGCAACAAATGCAAGACCTCCTTTCATATCTCCTGCACCATTAATAAGTCCTTGTGTACAGGTAACTGGAGCATTAGAAGTTAGACTCATGGGCTGCCAGGATCTACTCGAAGATGTGCCAGGACGTAGTCGCCGAGACCCTTTAGCCAGTCCTTCAGACCTTAAATCTTTTGTCAAAGGAGTTGCTATACGAAACTCgatgaaatatacatacagCATCAAGGAAGACACTAGTAATGAAATCATGGCTGTAATGAAATTAGACAAtcatacagttgctcaaactAGTTGGAGGCCATGTTCACAGCAGGCATGGGACCAGAg atTCACAATTAAGCTGGATAAATCGAGAGAACTTGAAATTGGAATACATTGGAAAGACTGGCGAGGCCTATGTGCTGTCAAGTTTTTGAGACTAGAAGAGTTCATTGATGATATTCGGCATGGCATGGCTTTAGAGTTAGAGCCCCAGGGATTGTTATTTGCAgagattaagtttttaaatccTATTGTATCAAGAAAACCTAAACTCCAACGCCagagaaaaatattcaaacaacAAGGCAAAAACATCCCCCGACCGTCCTATGGAGAAATGCATATACCTGCTGTTGTTTTAGGCAGATTGTTAAAGAGGTCCTCACCATCTGttcaaaatattcaaaatgctCTAAGTCAGAGCCAGCACCATAACTTTGAAACACATCatgataataaagatattgatAATACCAATGCCACTTTTACGGGGATGGCGGGTGTTAGACCATTGGGTCTACCAACTATACCACATGTGCCTATTTTACAGCCACCACCAAAGCCTTCTCTGCCAGTACAACCCCCTCCAAATGTCTCTACACTTAGAATGGAAAAAGAGTTACAAGAAGCTTTTGCCTTTTTGGAAGATTCATACACTAGAGATAATTATATTGCAAAGGATCCACAATCTTCTGCATGCAATACTCCTTTAGTAGAATATCCTCCATCTCCATCTCCTAAATTACTTCTTGAATACCCAAGTAGTGATGATCAAATTGTGGAAATAACAAGTAATATGCGCCTGTCTTCATCAAGGTCATCATCAGTCATAGAAACAATGAGTAAGGAACCAGATTCTAGGAGGCAGTCAGGTGAAATGTCAATGAATAGTTTTAGACTACTGAGTGTCTTAGGAAGAGGCCATTTTGGAAAAGTAATATTAGCTCAATACAAACcaacaaatgaatattttgccattaaagctttaaaaaaaggtGATATTATTGCTAGAGATGAGGTTGATTCTCTCTTGTCTGAAAAACGCATTTTTGAAGTTGCTAATGCCATTAGGCATCCATTTTTAGTAAACCTATTTGCATGCTTTCAAACTGATCAACATGTGTGTTTTGTGATGGAATATGCTGCTGGTGGTGACCTTATGATGCATATACATGCTGATGTGTTCACAGAGCCCAGGGCAGTATTTTATGCAGCTTGTGTAGTATTAGGCCTACAGtatttacatgaaaataacataatttatagagATTTAAAGTTGGATAATCTACTTCTGGACACAGAGGGGTATGTCAAGATAGCAGATTTTGGTTTATGCAAGGAGGGCATGGGTTGGGGTGATCGTACTGGCACTTTCTGTGGTACCCCAGAGTTTCTGGCTCCTGAAGTTTTAACAGAGACATCATACACAAGAGCAGTGGATTGGTGGGGCCTTGGTGTGTTAATATTTGAGATGTTGGTTGGAGAATCACCATTCCCTGGGGAAGATGAAGGAGAAGTATTTGATTCTATTGTAAATGATGAAGTTAGATATCCTAGAACATTATCATTGGAATCAATTGCATTGATGCGCcgattattaagaaaaaatcctGAAAGACGACTAGGTTCCTCAGAGAGAGATGCTGAAGATGTTAAAAAGCAGGCTTTCTTCAGAAATGTTGACTGGGAACAGTTACTTTTGAGAAAGGTGAAACCACCATTTGTGCCAACAATTAATAATCTAGAAGACGTCAGTAATTTTGATAGTGAGTTCACCTCTGAAGCAGCTGTTCTCACTCCTCCCAAAGAGCCAAGACCTCTGAGTACAACTGACCATAAACTTTTTTCTGATTTTACATATATGGCAGACTGGTGCTAG